In Ensifer sp. WSM1721, the genomic window CGCGAAACCCATCTCGTGAGTAACGCAAAGCATTGTCATTCCCTCCTCGGCAAGGGACACCATAGTGTCGAGGACCTCTTTAATTACTTCCGGGTCGAGCGCCGAGGTTGGCTCATCGAAGAGCATGACCCGTGGATTCATACAGAGGGAACGCGCGATAGCTACGCGCTGCTGCTGACCGCCGGAAAGTTGTCCAGGGTACTTATGCGCCTGCTCGGGTATCTTGACACGTTCAAGGAAGTGCATGGCAGTCTTCTCAGCATCTTTCCGTGGCATCTTTCTCACCCACATAGGTGCAAGAGTGCAGTTCTCCAGGATCGTCAGATGAGGGAAAAGATTGAAGTGTTGAAAGACCATCCCAACCTCACGCCGGACATCGTCGATGCGTTTCAGGTCGGTGGTGAGCTCAATCCCATCAACGATAATTTTGCCCCTTTGATGTTCCTCCAGCCGGTTGATGCACCGGATGAGGGTCGATTTGCCGGACCCTGATGGACCGCATATCACGATCCGCTCGCCCTTCATGACAGTGAGGTTAATATCTTTCAAGACGTGGAAATTGCCGAAAGACTTGTGCATTCCAATTATATCGACTGCGACTTCCGTTTCCGAAACTAGCATCGGTGAAGGTTTCTGGATCATCTGAGAGTACGGGTTCACCTGGTTCATCGAATTGTTCACTTCCATCGGTGCCAAATGCGTTGATCGAAGTCCCGACACTCGGCCACGACCGGTTGAGGGATATTGGGGCGCCAAGCATCTGCCTTGTCAGTGTCGATTCCCGTTCGTCTCAAGCTTCCTAATAATAAAGGAGCATGGAACGCTTATGATCAGAAATATTAGCGCCACCATCAGATACGGCTCGTTATACCGGTAAGTCAGGCCAGCAATGTTTTGCGCTTTGCCAAACAACTCCACCACCGTGATCGCAGCGAGAAGCGGTGTCTCCTTGAACATTCCGACCAGATAATTTCCCAACACAGGCAAGATTGGTTTGATCGCCTGAGGAACAACTATAAGCATCCACTTCTTTGTCGTGTGAAGCCCCAGCGCATCGGCCGCCTCGAATTGCCCTCGCGGCACCGACGCGATGCCGGCTCGATAAACTTCAGAGAAGAAGGTGGAGTAGTGCAACGATAGGCCGAGTATGCCACATCCGAGTGCGCTAATCGTGATTCCCATGTCGGGCAGTACGTAAAAGACGAGATATAATTGAACGAGCAGCGGCGTATTCCGGATACAATATATGTACCCGATAGCGAATATTCTGAGTGGCGCTATATTTGATCTAAGGAACACACTCAGAATTCCGCCGCCGACGAGCGCACCAGCGAAACCTCCAAGTGTGGCAATGACGGTGATCACCGCGCCCTGCAGGAGAGTTGGAAGGATGCTTCGCGCGAACTCAAAACTAAACTCCACGGCTGGCCTCCCGATAGTGTCCTGCCTTACGCTCCGCCCATAGCACGAGCAAGTTTAGTGGGGTATTGATTGTAAGGTACGCGATGACAACCGACGCCCAGACTAGGAAGGTTTGGCCTGTCGAATATATCAGGCTTTTGCCAAAAAATGTGAGCTCCGGGATCGTTATCAACGAAACGAGGGCCGTCGCCTTGACTGTTTCTATTGCCAGGTTTCCGAAGCTGGGAAGCATGATAATCACGGCCTGAGGCAGGATGATCTTCCAAAATGTGATGATACGTGGAAGCGACAACGCGCGTGCTGCTTCGATCTGTCCGGTACCGATGTTGTCGATCGCAGATCTCACAATCTCAGACCCGTATGCGCCCTGGTTAAGTCCAAGCCCTAAGATCGCGGTAACCTCGGCAGGGAGCCTAATCCCGTAGATTGGCAGGACGAAGTAAAGAACAAACAGCTGCACGAGGAGAGATGTGCCGCGAAATAGCTCGACGTAGACGAGAGCCACCTGGCGGAGTATTCGTAACGATGACCGGCGGGCCATTCCGGTCACGAATGCCAAGGCGATTGCGACGACCATTGATTGCGCTGCGATACTGATCGTCACACCTGCCCCTCGTGTGAGGAGGGGCAGGAGCTGATCAAGTTGATCGAACAAAGCGTCCATGGCGTGATCAAGAACCGGAGCAAAGCTGCGTTGCTGTCAAATTGGGATCCGGAACGTCTTCCTTCGTGAACCCATAAGGCTCGAGTATTCTAAAAAGCTCTCCAGATTCGTTGAGCTTTCTTATTTCCACGTTGAGTGCGTTCACGAAATCACTGTCTTCCTTGTTGAAGCCAAAAGCTTGAAAGACATAGAGGGGTTCGCCCTTGTCATCTTTGGCCACCTGGAAAGGCTCCGCGCGCTCCACAACGCCGTCTCCGAAATTTTTGATCAGGTCAGCAAGCTGCAAAGAGGGAAAATAGATTGCATCGACTCGCCCCGCCTTCAAGCCGGCGATCGCTTCTGTATCAAGGGCAAACGAAACAACGCGGTCCTCGGGTATGCCAGCCTTGGGAAGGTCGGCGAGCTGAGACGACCCGATCTGCGATCCTATCTTTAGAGTGCCGGATTTCGCGATATCCTCAAGCGAATGGATATTGTGCGGATTGCCGGCCTTAACCGCCACAACGTTGGCAAGACGGGAGATCGGACTGCTAAAAGCGACCGATTCACAACGCTGGGGCCTGATTGCCATACCAGCCCCAATCATATCGAAACGGCGTGCATTGATCCCGGGGATCATGGCAGAGAATTCACCGACATTCGCTTCGATTTTATCGATGCCGATAGGCTTGAGCGCGGCGCGGAGGACATCGATGATCACCCCCTTCATCGTCCCGTCGGTATCGAGGTAACCGTAGGGCTTCTCGTTGGCGATGCCGACCACGGCGGTACCAGATGCCTTGTTTTTTTCGAAGAGTGTTTCCGCACCAGCGCTCGACATTGAGGCCAGAATAAGAGCGGCAGCTAGCGCCGCTGTTCGATGAGAAATATTCGCGATCTTTAGCATTCCCCCTATTCCTTTCGTTCTTGACTTTCTGCTAT contains:
- the ehuD gene encoding ectoine/hydroxyectoine ABC transporter permease subunit EhuD — its product is MEFSFEFARSILPTLLQGAVITVIATLGGFAGALVGGGILSVFLRSNIAPLRIFAIGYIYCIRNTPLLVQLYLVFYVLPDMGITISALGCGILGLSLHYSTFFSEVYRAGIASVPRGQFEAADALGLHTTKKWMLIVVPQAIKPILPVLGNYLVGMFKETPLLAAITVVELFGKAQNIAGLTYRYNEPYLMVALIFLIISVPCSFIIRKLETNGNRH
- the ehuB gene encoding ectoine/hydroxyectoine ABC transporter substrate-binding protein EhuB, whose product is MLKIANISHRTAALAAALILASMSSAGAETLFEKNKASGTAVVGIANEKPYGYLDTDGTMKGVIIDVLRAALKPIGIDKIEANVGEFSAMIPGINARRFDMIGAGMAIRPQRCESVAFSSPISRLANVVAVKAGNPHNIHSLEDIAKSGTLKIGSQIGSSQLADLPKAGIPEDRVVSFALDTEAIAGLKAGRVDAIYFPSLQLADLIKNFGDGVVERAEPFQVAKDDKGEPLYVFQAFGFNKEDSDFVNALNVEIRKLNESGELFRILEPYGFTKEDVPDPNLTATQLCSGS
- a CDS encoding amino acid ABC transporter ATP-binding protein, which produces MLVSETEVAVDIIGMHKSFGNFHVLKDINLTVMKGERIVICGPSGSGKSTLIRCINRLEEHQRGKIIVDGIELTTDLKRIDDVRREVGMVFQHFNLFPHLTILENCTLAPMWVRKMPRKDAEKTAMHFLERVKIPEQAHKYPGQLSGGQQQRVAIARSLCMNPRVMLFDEPTSALDPEVIKEVLDTMVSLAEEGMTMLCVTHEMGFARQVANRVIFMDQGQIIEQNEPGTFFKDPQHERTKSFLSQIMH
- the ehuC gene encoding ectoine/hydroxyectoine ABC transporter permease subunit EhuC, which codes for MTISIAAQSMVVAIALAFVTGMARRSSLRILRQVALVYVELFRGTSLLVQLFVLYFVLPIYGIRLPAEVTAILGLGLNQGAYGSEIVRSAIDNIGTGQIEAARALSLPRIITFWKIILPQAVIIMLPSFGNLAIETVKATALVSLITIPELTFFGKSLIYSTGQTFLVWASVVIAYLTINTPLNLLVLWAERKAGHYREASRGV